A genomic stretch from Hemicordylus capensis ecotype Gifberg chromosome 5, rHemCap1.1.pri, whole genome shotgun sequence includes:
- the DMC1 gene encoding meiotic recombination protein DMC1/LIM15 homolog isoform X1 — protein sequence MKSMEDQVVQEESGYQDDEESFFQDIDLLQKHGINVADIKKLKSVGICTIKGIQMTTRRALCNVKGLSEAKVEKIKEAANKLIEPGFLTAFEYSEKRKMVFHITTGSQEFDKLLGGGIESMAITEAFGEFRTGKTQLAHTLCVTAQLPGTDGYTGGKIIFIDTENTFRPDRLRDIADRHNVDHDAVLDNVLYARAYTSEHQMELLDYVAAKFHEEAGVFKLLIIDSIMALFRVDFSGRGELAERQQKLAQMLSRLQKISEEYNVAVFMTNQMTADPGATMTFQADPKKPIGGHILAHASTTRISLRKGRGELRIAKIYDSPEMPENEATFAITAGGIGDAKE from the exons AATGTGGCTGatattaaaaagctgaaatcaGTGGGAATTTGTACCATCAAAGGAATACAGATGACAACAAGGCGGGCGTTATGCAACGTGAAAGGACTTTCAGAGGCCAAAGTGGAGAAGATTAAAGAGGCAGCCAACAAGCTTATA GAACCAGGATTTCTGACTGCTTTTGAGTACAGCGAAAAGCGGAAAATGGTATTCCATATCACCACTGGGAGCCAGGAATTTGA TAAACTCCTGGGTGGTGGGATTGAAAGCATGGCAATCACAGAAGCCTTTGGAG aaTTCCGAACAGGCAAAACTCAGCTTGCCCATACTCTTTGTG TGACAGCTCAACTTCCAGGAACAGATGGCTATACTGGAGGGAAGATTATCTTTATTGATACTGAAAACACCTT TCGTCCAGACCGACTTCGTGACATTGCTGATCGCCACAATGTAGACCATGATGCAGTTCTTGACAATGTACTCTATGCACGGGCATATACTA GTGAGCATCAGATGGAATTACTTGACTATGTTGCTGCCAAATTCCACGAGGAAGCTGGCGTCTTCAAACTCCTG ATAATAGATTCCATTATGGCGCTGTTCCGTGTGGACTTCAGTGGTCGTGGGGAGCTGGCTGAAAGACAACAGAAACTGGCTCAGATGCTGTCAAGGCTTCAGAAAATATCAGAAG AATATAACGTGGCTGTGTTTATGACCAATCAGATGACGGCTGACCCAGGAGCAACTATGAC CTTTCAGGCAGATCCCAAGAAGCCTATTGGGGGCCACATCCTTGCTCATGCTTCTACAACAAGGATTAGTTTgcggaagggaaggggagagctGCGTATTGCCAAGATATACGATAG CCCTGAAATGCCTGAAAATGAAGCCACATTTGCAATAACTGCTGGAGGaattggagatgccaaagagtaG
- the DMC1 gene encoding meiotic recombination protein DMC1/LIM15 homolog isoform X2, which yields MKSMEDQVVQEESGYQDDENVADIKKLKSVGICTIKGIQMTTRRALCNVKGLSEAKVEKIKEAANKLIEPGFLTAFEYSEKRKMVFHITTGSQEFDKLLGGGIESMAITEAFGEFRTGKTQLAHTLCVTAQLPGTDGYTGGKIIFIDTENTFRPDRLRDIADRHNVDHDAVLDNVLYARAYTSEHQMELLDYVAAKFHEEAGVFKLLIIDSIMALFRVDFSGRGELAERQQKLAQMLSRLQKISEEYNVAVFMTNQMTADPGATMTFQADPKKPIGGHILAHASTTRISLRKGRGELRIAKIYDSPEMPENEATFAITAGGIGDAKE from the exons AATGTGGCTGatattaaaaagctgaaatcaGTGGGAATTTGTACCATCAAAGGAATACAGATGACAACAAGGCGGGCGTTATGCAACGTGAAAGGACTTTCAGAGGCCAAAGTGGAGAAGATTAAAGAGGCAGCCAACAAGCTTATA GAACCAGGATTTCTGACTGCTTTTGAGTACAGCGAAAAGCGGAAAATGGTATTCCATATCACCACTGGGAGCCAGGAATTTGA TAAACTCCTGGGTGGTGGGATTGAAAGCATGGCAATCACAGAAGCCTTTGGAG aaTTCCGAACAGGCAAAACTCAGCTTGCCCATACTCTTTGTG TGACAGCTCAACTTCCAGGAACAGATGGCTATACTGGAGGGAAGATTATCTTTATTGATACTGAAAACACCTT TCGTCCAGACCGACTTCGTGACATTGCTGATCGCCACAATGTAGACCATGATGCAGTTCTTGACAATGTACTCTATGCACGGGCATATACTA GTGAGCATCAGATGGAATTACTTGACTATGTTGCTGCCAAATTCCACGAGGAAGCTGGCGTCTTCAAACTCCTG ATAATAGATTCCATTATGGCGCTGTTCCGTGTGGACTTCAGTGGTCGTGGGGAGCTGGCTGAAAGACAACAGAAACTGGCTCAGATGCTGTCAAGGCTTCAGAAAATATCAGAAG AATATAACGTGGCTGTGTTTATGACCAATCAGATGACGGCTGACCCAGGAGCAACTATGAC CTTTCAGGCAGATCCCAAGAAGCCTATTGGGGGCCACATCCTTGCTCATGCTTCTACAACAAGGATTAGTTTgcggaagggaaggggagagctGCGTATTGCCAAGATATACGATAG CCCTGAAATGCCTGAAAATGAAGCCACATTTGCAATAACTGCTGGAGGaattggagatgccaaagagtaG